The nucleotide window TGGCTTCGATGAGGCGGCCGCCGAGATTGTCGCCTTCGACCCCGCGACCCGTCAGCTCTACATCGTCAACGCCCAGTCCGAGACGGTCGACATCGTCGACTTGTCGTCGCCATCCAGCCCAGTTTTAAGCTCGACGCTGGACGTCTCTGGAGATGTGGCTGCTGCCCGCAGCGACGTGGCCAGTGCCAGTGATCTTGGGCCAGCCAACAGCATCTCGGTGAGCAATGGTGTGCTGGCTGTCGCCATCGAGGCCGATCCGAAAACCGACCCCGGATACGTCGCCTTTTACCAGTCCGCCGACGGTAGTTTTCTATCCGCCGTGCAGGTCGGCGCGCTACCCGACATGGTCACCTTCTCGCCTGATGGTCAATTCGTGGTGACCGCCAATGAAGGCGAGCCCAACGATGACTACAGCGTGGATCCCGAAGGCTCGATCAGTGTCATCAACCTGACCGGCGGGGCGGCATCGGCGCTGGATGCCGATGTGGCCACCGTCAGCTTCGGTAGCTTCTCGGCGGCTGACCTGCAGGCGGCCGGTGTGCGCCTGCCCCGCCCGTTTGGCGCCACGGTCAGCCAGGACATGGAACCCGAATACATCGCGGTGTCCGCGGATTCCACCACCGCCTGGGCCGCCATGCAGGAGAACAGCGCCTTTGCGGAAATCGATCTGGCCACCGCCACCATCACCTCGGTCTGGGGCACGGGCACCAAGGATTTCAGCCTGCCGGGCAACGAAGCCGATGTCAGCAACCGGGACGACACCGTCTACATCGCCAACTGGCCCGTGCAAGGCCTGCTGATGCCGGACTCGATTGCCAGCTACAGCTATGCCGGAAAAACCTACCTGATCACCGCCAACGAGGGTGACGGACGCGAGTACATCGGCGAGGCGGCCGATGCCGCTAGCTGCACCCGTGGCCTGGCCGACTTCGATGACGGGGAATGTCTGGTCTATCTCGATGAGATTCGCATCCGGGACATTGTCGACGCAGGTGAGGTCGGCGCCAGCATCGACTCGGCGGCGGTGAACCGTTACGCCGGCAGCCAGACCGACACCGATGGCGATGGCATTGCCGACATCTTCGAGAACGAAAACCTCGGCCGCCTCAAGGTCATCGCGACAGAAGGCTTGGCCGACCCCAGCTGCCTCAATGCCGGTGGCCAGCCCACCGCGGCCTGCGTCTATGAGACGCTAATCGCCTACGGCGGCCGATCCTTCTCGATCTTTGACACCGAGTCGCAGCGCCGCGTCTTCGATAGCGGCAGCGACTTCGAGGTCGTGACTGCGGATCGCCTGGGGCCGGACGCCTTCAACGCCACCAATGACGCAAATGGCGGCGATGACCGCAGCGACGACAAGGGCCCGGAACCGGAAGCCATCACCGTCGGCACGATCAATGGCCGGACCTATGCGTTTATCGGCCTGGAGCGAGTCGGCGGCATCATGGTGTACGACGTCTCCGAGCCGGAAAGCCCGCGCTTTGTGCAGTACATCAATCCGCGTGATTTCTCTGAAGACCCGCAGAATCCGGACGACAGCTACAACCCGGCGGCCGGTGATCTGGGGCCCGAAGGGATGGTGTTCGTGCCCGCTGCGGATAGCCCGAACGGCGCCCCGCTGCTGCTGGTGGGCAACGAGATCTCAGGCACGACAGCGATTTTCCAGATCACTGTCAGCGAACTCGCCCGCTAATTCCGGCGACACCGGCCCTTAACGGGGCACCCATCGACGGGGGCGCTGCGGCGCCCCCGTTTTATTGGCGTTCGTCAGTGGGCGCGTCCGACTGCGGCGGCACCGTAGCACCTGCCATGTCGGCCGGAGTGTCTGTAGGCAACTCCGGTAACTGCATTCGCCGGGCGCGCTTGCGCCACATGCTGCGAGCCAGGGCTTGCATGTCCTGGGATTCGTCGCGCTCGTCCACAATCTCGAGCCCCAGCAGCGTTTCGATCACATCCTCGCTGGTCACAATGCCCGCCGTCCCACCGAAGCGGTCGACCACCAAGGCGATGTGCTCACGTTCGGTCAGAAAGCGGTCGAACAGGCTGGGAATCGGATAGTCCTCAGGAATGACGGGCATCGGGCGCTTGAGGCTCCCCA belongs to Abyssibacter profundi and includes:
- a CDS encoding choice-of-anchor I family protein; the encoded protein is MTVTNGFKLGAVMALCAGMAACQGDNGATGAAGPAGPIGPAGPSGPTGPAGPTGPSGPAGDDGTDQSIALAKIGSFRNPSAGFDEAAAEIVAFDPATRQLYIVNAQSETVDIVDLSSPSSPVLSSTLDVSGDVAAARSDVASASDLGPANSISVSNGVLAVAIEADPKTDPGYVAFYQSADGSFLSAVQVGALPDMVTFSPDGQFVVTANEGEPNDDYSVDPEGSISVINLTGGAASALDADVATVSFGSFSAADLQAAGVRLPRPFGATVSQDMEPEYIAVSADSTTAWAAMQENSAFAEIDLATATITSVWGTGTKDFSLPGNEADVSNRDDTVYIANWPVQGLLMPDSIASYSYAGKTYLITANEGDGREYIGEAADAASCTRGLADFDDGECLVYLDEIRIRDIVDAGEVGASIDSAAVNRYAGSQTDTDGDGIADIFENENLGRLKVIATEGLADPSCLNAGGQPTAACVYETLIAYGGRSFSIFDTESQRRVFDSGSDFEVVTADRLGPDAFNATNDANGGDDRSDDKGPEPEAITVGTINGRTYAFIGLERVGGIMVYDVSEPESPRFVQYINPRDFSEDPQNPDDSYNPAAGDLGPEGMVFVPAADSPNGAPLLLVGNEISGTTAIFQITVSELAR